In Aquila chrysaetos chrysaetos chromosome 2, bAquChr1.4, whole genome shotgun sequence, the following are encoded in one genomic region:
- the GCH1 gene encoding GTP cyclohydrolase 1, which yields MEAARSCNGYARQERPPPPPPSAASPSAGAEKPRVPSAGGSGDGWRGERPRSEEDNELSLPSLAAAYTTILRSLGEDPERQGLLKTPWRAATAMQFFTKGYQETISDVLNDAIFDEDHDEMVIVKDIDMFSLCEHHLVPFVGKVHIGYLPNKQVLGLSKLARIVEIYSRRLQVQERLTKQIAIAITEALQPAGVGVVIEATHMCMVMRGVQKMNSKTVTSTMLGVFREDPKTREEFLTLIRS from the exons ATGGAGGCGGCGCGGAGCTGTAACGGGTACGCGCGGCAGGAaaggccgccgccgccgccgccctccgccGCCTCGCCGTCGGCGGGCGCCGAGAAGCCGCGCGTCCCCTCCGCTGGCGGCAGCGGGGATGGCTGGCGGGGCGAGCGGCCCCGCAGCGAGGAGGACAACGAGCTGAGCCTGCCCAGCCTGGCGGCCGCCTACACCACCATCCTGCGCTCGCTGGGCGAGGACCCCGAGAGGCAGGGGCTGCTGAAGACGCCCTGGAGGGCGGCCACCGCCATGCAGTTCTTTACCAAGGGCTACCAGGAGACCATCTCGG ATGTTCTGAATGACGCCATCTTTGATGAAGATCATGATGAGATGGTAATTGTGAAGGACATAGACATGTTCTCATTGTGTGAGCATCACCTCGTTCCATTTGTTGGAAAG GTACATATTGGCTATCTTCCTAACAAACAAGTACTTGGCCTCAGCAAGCTTGCTAG gATTGTGGAAATATACAGTAGAAGATTACAAG TCCAGGAACGCCTTACCAAACAAATTGCAATAGCTATCACAGAAGCCTTACAGCCCGCTGGAGTTGGAGTGGTTATTGAAGCTAC GCATATGTGTATGGTAATGCGTGGGGTacagaaaatgaacagtaaAACAGTAACCAGCACAATGTTGGGGGTATTCCGGGAGGATCCAAAGACCCGTGAAGAATTCTTGACACTCATCAGGAGCTGA